tgccaaaaaatggtttagatgcccatctacataattgcatttaaggttccattattatttgagtcaatcaaagcctatgagccattgaagtaatttgttcacctctgttcacaaccaacttgatgcggtgaacagtcttaaaaaaatacaaggaaaaatatgtgctgtaaaatatttgacaggcatctagagacgacttttcccgaatttttgagataaaacccactattgtacttcaaaggatggaatttatagaattttttccgtaagaaagggaaaagtaacaagaattttgaaattccattttacataaatatctgacacattcgtagaaatttgcctttcaatttgtttagcagtaggcgccgaacatcgaaaatttgtattttcaaggGGTTAGTATGCCTGTTAAATATCTCcccccacaattttaaggctacgccactgttatctttaaaaaacctactgtGTTAAGTCACGACCAACTCGTTACGTAATAGTTACtcaaaaatacttgttactttttacgttcctatgaaaaaaattctataaattccatccttcgacgtataatggtcttatttatcttaaaaattcggtgaaagacgcctctagatgcctgtcaaatattttagggcacatattttgacttgtatttttttaagcctgttcaccgcatcaagttggttgggaatagaggtgaacaaattacttcaatggctcataggctttgattgactcaaattatgatggaaccttaaatgcaattatttagaagggcatctaagctattttttggtataggttttattacaactaagcacagaccctcgaggatatcttaaatcaaaacaattaatgttgctatttttttcaaaccgcgattgcacaaataccacccgttaaacgcgaaaactaagtatgcagatatgcttatacccgtctatattaacacaatttaatgcccatagggctgcaccaaaaacactgtcggcctgtgtagtAATTTAGAAACTACGAACATTTAATTagtcatttatatttaataaaaaaactaaaaaaataaattaaaataaataaaacaaaaaatttataaaatatctatTAGAATACAACTGTTACAAAAGAGTGATATGAAATGTTacttaatttggttatatgccGTAAACATTTGCATACGGCAGAAACTCAAcactaaagaattcgcgggcATGGAATTCGCTTGTCAAACCAAAAAGCGCGAGTTCTTTAGCACCAGAGAATCAACACGAATTCTTTAGGAATACGGCGTCCGGTTGTTCTACTCACTTGTGCTTCTTGATGTCCTGGATGCCACCAGTCTGGTAGCCCAGTCGCTCCGAAGGAACATCACGACAGAGCCGCTTGATGAGCTGCACGGCCCAGCGGGAAATGTGCTTGGGAAAGGCAATCATGTCGATGCCTTTCAAGATGAGGTTGTAAGTCTGCATGGGATCCGGGGCACTAAATGGTGGGCTATCAAGTAAAGAGAAGCATTACTAATAGGAGTTCCAAACATCATACAGATTCTTAAACCTACGTTCCATTGAGCAGCTCATGGATTAGGATTCCTAAAGCCCAATAGTCCACGGCTCGATCGTGACCCTTGTTCAGGATGATCTCGGGGGCCACGTACTCCGGGGTGCCGCAGAAGGTCCACGTCTTGGCACTGGTTCCAATCTGCTTGGCAAAGCCAAAGTCCACGATCTTCACATAGCCACGCTCGTCCAGCATCAGGTTCTCGGGCTTCAGATCGCGATAGATGATCCCACGTGCGTGAAGATACTCGAAGGCCTGCAGAACACAGCCTATGATGAACTGCGCGGCGTTGTCCTCGAAGGAACCGCGATCCCTCAGCATGGTCCAGATCTCGCCACCCATGCAGGCCTCCAGCAGCATATAGACGTACTTCTCGTCCCGGAAAGTGCGATACAATCGGCACACAAAGGGGCATCGGGAACTGAGCATTATGTGCCGCTCGCTGAAGATGTGCTCCTCCTGTTTGGTGTCCACAATGTGTCGCTTCTTCAGGCACTTCAAGGCAAAGGTATCCACGCGGTTCTGATGATGGGCCTTGACCAGCTCCACGCGGCCAAAGCCACCGATACCCAGAGTGCTGACCACCTCGAGATCGGTGAGCTTGAGGTCGGGGAActcctgctgcagctgctccttcGGCTCATCCTGGCTGCTCTCCCTGGCCTGCTTCATGGCCAGCATCCTGCTCTCATCCCCGTAGTCCTTCTCCTTCAGCTCGCAGAGATCGCCAATCAGTCGCTTGAAGGAATCCCTATCCAAGGTGAGGCACTCCACTCCCGGTGACAGGGCTATAATGTTGGCCGTCCTCTTGTCCTCGTTGATCAGCGCCTGTTCCCCGAAGTAATCTCCCCGAGATAAAGTTCTCAGCTCCGTTTCCTCCGAAGAACTGGGGGTCAGCTTTTGGGTCACCCGCACATTGCCCTGTGAGATCAGGAAGAAGCTATCGCCGGCGGTTCCCTGGCGGATTATATAGGTACCAGCCGCATAGAACTCCAGTTCCAGGACATCCGCTATCTTGGCCAGCAGCTCCTCGCTGAGGTTCTTCAGCAGCGGCACCGATCTCAGGAAATTCACACTGTTCTCCCGCCTCTGCAGACCCGTGCACATCATGATCTGCTGGAAGACCCTGCGATCCAGCACCCACACCCTGGCCGCCTCGCTTAGCACCCGGATGGACGCGGTCCTGGTGCAGTTGTACAGGATGGCCAGCTCCCCGAACGCCTTGCCCTTGCCCATCTTGTCCAGCACCCGGCCCTGCTGCATCACCGCAAACTCCCCGGCCGCCGAGACATACAGGTGGGCACCCACCTCGCCCTCGCGGATCACAAACTCCCCGGCGGCGATGCTCTTCGAGTACATCGAGTCCACCAGCTCGCGCACCTGCGAGGCGTCTATGTTCTTCAGGAAGTCGTTGTCCATGATGGCGTCTTTGATCTGCTGTTTGTCACTGGGGAAGATCAAGGTTGTTGGGTTTTAAAACGTATAAAGTTTAAAGTAAGTACTACAAACAAGTGAAAGTTTTAAAACGTATAAAGTTTAAAGTAAGTACTACAAACAAGGGAaacgactattagatacccgttaataagcttaagggagtgcgagcgAGATAAAGTTATGCAAGTAGTCAatcgactgcttgcactgcttgcatttcattatttgttttgctcataacttttaaatgcatGATGCGatatcaaaatttttttctacatttcgataggtattagtTTTACTCTACGACTGTGAATGCAGATTTTAAGTTCAAGACAAATCTCACCTGAAATCCTTGTCATATTTTGGGATAGGAATGCTGTAGGACTGTTGCATGGACTGCACGCAGCTCTCGGCGGAGACgccttgttttttaatggcaGCTGGCATGGCCTTGGGTCTCGCCTCCTCCGTCGACGGAGAAGGCGAAGGAGTGGCCGTTGGGGATGGGGAAGCCGTCGAAGATGCCATTGCCGAGTGAGGCAGTGGTCCCAGAGACAAAGCTTCCAGGGCGAACTCCGGACTGGTGGGCAGCACCATG
The genomic region above belongs to Drosophila takahashii strain IR98-3 E-12201 chromosome 2L, DtakHiC1v2, whole genome shotgun sequence and contains:
- the Pkg21D gene encoding cGMP-dependent protein kinase, isozyme 1, which gives rise to MAAAMMSDREREAIVSNLTKDVQSLREMVRSRESELVKLHREIHKLKSVLQQTTNHLNVTRSEKAKTKLYSLPEQCNEQEGRDRDPHVCSSCGMVLPTSPEFALEALSLGPLPHSAMASSTASPSPTATPSPSPSTEEARPKAMPAAIKKQGVSAESCVQSMQQSYSIPIPKYDKDFSDKQQIKDAIMDNDFLKNIDASQVRELVDSMYSKSIAAGEFVIREGEVGAHLYVSAAGEFAVMQQGRVLDKMGKGKAFGELAILYNCTRTASIRVLSEAARVWVLDRRVFQQIMMCTGLQRRENSVNFLRSVPLLKNLSEELLAKIADVLELEFYAAGTYIIRQGTAGDSFFLISQGNVRVTQKLTPSSSEETELRTLSRGDYFGEQALINEDKRTANIIALSPGVECLTLDRDSFKRLIGDLCELKEKDYGDESRMLAMKQARESSQDEPKEQLQQEFPDLKLTDLEVVSTLGIGGFGRVELVKAHHQNRVDTFALKCLKKRHIVDTKQEEHIFSERHIMLSSRCPFVCRLYRTFRDEKYVYMLLEACMGGEIWTMLRDRGSFEDNAAQFIIGCVLQAFEYLHARGIIYRDLKPENLMLDERGYVKIVDFGFAKQIGTSAKTWTFCGTPEYVAPEIILNKGHDRAVDYWALGILIHELLNGTPPFSAPDPMQTYNLILKGIDMIAFPKHISRWAVQLIKRLCRDVPSERLGYQTGGIQDIKKHKWFLGFDWDGLSSQLLIPPFVRPIAHPTDVRYFDRFPCDLNEPPDELSGWDADF